A stretch of the Microcella sp. genome encodes the following:
- the coaD gene encoding pantetheine-phosphate adenylyltransferase: MSTIAVVPGSFDPVTLGHLDVIERAAGIFDEVHVVVVHNPAKEAMLPIAQRVSLIEQAVADRALPDSILVTSWSVGLLVDYCSDVGASVLVKGVRSQVDVAYETPMAIVNRNLAGVETIFMLPDPAHAHVSSSLVRQVSALGGDVAPYVPRAVAEYLDTVDQD; this comes from the coding sequence ATGAGCACCATTGCTGTTGTTCCCGGGTCGTTCGACCCCGTCACCCTCGGCCATCTCGACGTCATCGAGCGGGCGGCGGGCATCTTCGACGAAGTGCACGTCGTCGTCGTGCATAACCCGGCGAAAGAAGCGATGCTGCCGATTGCGCAGCGGGTGTCGCTCATCGAGCAGGCGGTCGCCGACCGAGCGCTGCCCGACAGCATTCTCGTGACGAGCTGGAGCGTCGGACTGCTCGTCGACTATTGCTCTGACGTCGGAGCCAGCGTGCTCGTGAAGGGCGTGCGCAGCCAGGTCGATGTCGCCTACGAGACGCCGATGGCCATCGTCAACCGCAACCTCGCGGGCGTCGAGACCATCTTCATGCTGCCCGACCCCGCTCACGCTCACGTCTCGAGCTCGCTGGTGCGGCAGGTCTCGGCGCTGGGCGGCGATGTAGCGCCCTACGTGCCGCGGGCCGTGGC
- a CDS encoding endonuclease/exonuclease/phosphatase family protein: MRVISYNLRKHAARGELEKLVESHSPNLLCLQEVDTEDLPRELGPLHLADATKLNRLGLAIFYNRERFEALSTKAFALKRSLHDVIAKPAHERLLGTHLIDRVHDRELVVGCFHAAPLTALNSLRRTQIRAAHEALDSFGSTLPTLMVGDFNYPIFKDHLSTSVQETGHEVTLSDARTYTRYKFFRGHFDFATSIGLDITRVTTLPQGESDHLPILVTANYSDTDRVDTGSIETLKSDDETSV, translated from the coding sequence GTGAGGGTCATCTCGTACAACCTGCGCAAGCACGCCGCCCGCGGCGAGCTCGAGAAGCTCGTCGAGTCGCACTCACCCAACCTGTTGTGCCTGCAAGAGGTCGACACCGAAGACCTGCCACGTGAGCTCGGCCCGCTGCATCTCGCCGATGCGACCAAGCTGAATCGGCTCGGCCTGGCGATCTTCTACAACCGCGAGCGTTTCGAGGCGCTGAGCACGAAGGCTTTCGCTTTGAAGCGCTCGCTGCACGATGTCATCGCCAAACCGGCCCACGAGCGGCTGCTCGGCACTCACCTGATCGATCGCGTGCACGACCGCGAGCTCGTCGTCGGGTGCTTCCACGCCGCCCCGCTCACGGCGCTCAACTCGTTGCGCCGCACGCAGATCCGCGCGGCGCACGAGGCGCTCGACAGCTTCGGGTCGACGCTGCCGACTCTCATGGTCGGCGACTTCAACTACCCCATCTTCAAAGACCACCTCTCGACGAGCGTGCAGGAGACCGGTCACGAGGTCACTCTGAGCGATGCGCGCACGTACACCCGCTACAAGTTCTTTCGAGGCCACTTCGATTTCGCCACGTCGATCGGACTCGACATCACGCGGGTCACGACCCTGCCGCAAGGCGAGTCAGACCACCTGCCGATTCTGGTGACGGCGAACTACTCAGACACCGACCGCGTCGACACGGGCTCGATCGAAACTCTGAAGTCTGACGACGAAACATCCGTGTGA
- a CDS encoding ATP-dependent DNA helicase RecG has product MNTSPLDAKLSSAVGDRSANSLKKAFGMLTVGDLLTHYPRRYARRGELTALSELRVDESVTIVAEVIEVVERSMKQRKGSILEVRITDGKGILVLTFFNQAWRKNDLKPGVRGIFAGKVGEYRGTRQLAHPDYELFEAGDERDSGPEAKKWAMMPIPIYPATSTVASWQIAKALGVVLDTLPTLDDPVPAEVRSALRAHDSEAPELLDLTTAYQYIHRPENDGQWRRARDTLRFHEAFVLQAALLQRRAALREQPATPRTPGAELAGFDAELPFTLTDDQVLVGDEIARDLAADAPMNRLVQGEVGSGKTLVAVRAMLAVAESGGQSALLAPTEVLAAQHLRSIVHTLGPDRAARLRPVLLTGQLPMAERRKALLAIASGASRIVIGTHALLGDQVQFADLGLVVVDEQHRFGVEQRESLRRKGARPPHVLVLTATPIPRTVAMTVFGDLDISTIAQLPAGRTPIVSHVVPLADKPGWWNRVWQRLGEELEQGRQGFVVVPAIDPATREDDPDALADDPTDGSADDVDAVARPPATVAELTPLLQSHPALAGRRVEPLHGRMATDEKDATMQAFARGEIDVLVATTVIEVGVDVPNASTMVVVDADRFGVSQLHQLRGRVGRGGVPGLCLFVTAAVPESLARERVEAVASTLDGFELAQVDLELRREGDVLGATQSGGRSSLKLLRVATDGDLILAAREAADGVLEGDAALSGHPALKAALDRRLDDAARDFLAKN; this is encoded by the coding sequence GTGAACACCAGCCCGCTCGACGCCAAACTCAGCAGCGCGGTGGGCGATCGCAGCGCGAACTCGCTGAAGAAAGCGTTCGGGATGCTCACGGTGGGTGATCTGCTCACCCACTATCCCCGGCGCTACGCCCGGCGCGGCGAGCTCACCGCGCTCAGCGAATTGCGCGTCGACGAGTCGGTGACCATCGTCGCCGAGGTGATCGAGGTCGTCGAGCGGTCGATGAAGCAGCGCAAAGGCAGCATCCTCGAGGTGCGCATCACCGATGGCAAAGGCATTCTCGTTCTTACGTTCTTCAACCAGGCGTGGCGCAAGAACGACCTCAAGCCCGGGGTGCGGGGCATCTTCGCCGGCAAGGTCGGCGAGTACCGCGGCACGCGGCAGCTCGCGCACCCCGACTACGAGCTCTTCGAAGCGGGCGACGAGCGCGACTCGGGGCCCGAGGCGAAGAAGTGGGCGATGATGCCCATTCCGATCTACCCGGCGACCTCGACGGTCGCGAGCTGGCAGATCGCCAAGGCGCTCGGCGTCGTGCTCGATACGCTGCCGACGCTCGACGACCCCGTGCCCGCCGAGGTGCGCTCGGCTCTGCGAGCCCACGACTCTGAAGCCCCCGAGCTGCTCGACCTCACAACCGCATACCAGTACATCCATCGGCCCGAGAATGACGGCCAGTGGCGCCGCGCGCGCGACACCCTGCGCTTTCACGAGGCCTTCGTGTTGCAGGCCGCCCTGCTGCAACGTCGCGCGGCCCTGCGCGAGCAGCCCGCGACGCCGCGCACGCCCGGCGCCGAGCTCGCCGGCTTCGACGCCGAGCTGCCCTTCACGCTCACCGACGACCAGGTGCTCGTCGGCGACGAGATCGCCCGCGACCTGGCCGCCGACGCACCGATGAACCGGCTCGTGCAGGGCGAGGTCGGGTCGGGCAAGACCCTCGTCGCGGTGCGCGCCATGCTCGCGGTCGCAGAGAGCGGCGGGCAGAGCGCTCTGCTCGCTCCGACCGAGGTGCTCGCGGCGCAACACTTGCGCTCCATCGTGCACACCCTCGGCCCTGACCGCGCTGCCCGCCTCAGGCCCGTGCTGCTCACCGGGCAGCTGCCGATGGCCGAGAGGCGCAAGGCGCTGCTGGCGATCGCGAGCGGAGCATCCCGCATCGTCATCGGTACCCACGCCCTGCTCGGCGACCAGGTGCAGTTCGCCGACCTCGGCCTTGTCGTCGTCGACGAGCAGCACCGCTTCGGCGTCGAGCAGCGCGAGAGCCTGCGCCGCAAGGGCGCTCGGCCGCCGCATGTGCTCGTGCTGACAGCCACGCCGATTCCGCGCACCGTGGCGATGACGGTGTTCGGCGACCTCGACATCTCGACGATCGCCCAGTTGCCCGCGGGCCGCACGCCCATCGTGAGCCACGTCGTGCCGCTTGCCGACAAGCCGGGCTGGTGGAATCGCGTGTGGCAGCGCCTCGGCGAAGAGCTCGAGCAGGGTCGGCAGGGCTTCGTCGTCGTGCCGGCGATCGACCCAGCGACACGCGAAGACGACCCGGATGCTCTGGCCGATGACCCGACCGACGGCTCTGCCGACGACGTGGATGCGGTGGCCCGCCCGCCCGCGACCGTCGCTGAGTTGACGCCCCTGCTGCAATCGCACCCAGCGCTCGCCGGGCGCCGAGTCGAGCCGCTGCACGGCCGGATGGCGACCGACGAGAAAGACGCGACGATGCAGGCCTTCGCGCGCGGCGAGATCGACGTGCTCGTCGCGACGACCGTCATCGAGGTCGGCGTCGATGTGCCGAACGCCTCGACCATGGTCGTCGTCGACGCCGACCGGTTCGGCGTGAGCCAGTTGCACCAGCTGCGCGGCCGCGTGGGGCGCGGCGGCGTGCCCGGACTGTGCCTGTTCGTGACCGCCGCGGTGCCCGAGAGCCTGGCGCGCGAGCGGGTCGAGGCCGTGGCGAGCACGCTCGACGGCTTCGAGCTCGCGCAGGTCGACCTCGAGCTGCGGCGCGAGGGCGACGTGCTCGGGGCTACCCAGAGCGGCGGGCGCTCGAGCCTCAAGCTGCTGCGTGTGGCCACCGACGGCGACCTCATTCTCGCGGCCCGCGAGGCCGCGGACGGGGTGCTCGAGGGGGATGCGGCGCTGAGCGGGCATCCGGCGCTCAAGGCCGCGCTCGATCGCCGTCTCGATGACGCCGCCCGCGACTTCTTGGCGAAGAACTAG
- the rsmD gene encoding 16S rRNA (guanine(966)-N(2))-methyltransferase RsmD, producing the protein MTRIISGFAGSLTLKVPSAGTRPTSDRVREALFSALEARDAIAGARVLDLYAGSGALALEAISRGAASAVLVEKSYSAVQVCKANAALVSGRAGRGERPSIRIIGKPATSYLSSALDQFDLVFIDPPYEVVGLELDHVLEGLVPRLATDAVIALERSSRTPVPAWPAGLALDKMSRYGETAIYWLEPESDRWREVP; encoded by the coding sequence GTGACACGCATCATCTCCGGGTTCGCGGGCTCGCTGACGCTCAAGGTGCCGAGCGCTGGCACGCGCCCCACGAGTGACCGCGTGCGCGAGGCGCTCTTCAGCGCGCTCGAGGCCCGCGACGCGATCGCCGGAGCACGCGTGCTCGACCTTTACGCCGGCTCGGGAGCCCTCGCGCTCGAAGCCATCAGCCGCGGGGCCGCCTCGGCCGTGCTCGTCGAGAAGTCGTACTCGGCGGTGCAGGTGTGCAAGGCCAACGCCGCGCTCGTGAGTGGTCGGGCGGGGCGCGGCGAGAGGCCGAGCATCCGCATCATCGGCAAGCCCGCGACCTCGTACCTGTCGTCGGCGCTCGACCAGTTTGATCTCGTCTTCATCGACCCGCCGTACGAGGTGGTCGGGCTCGAGCTCGACCACGTACTCGAGGGGCTCGTGCCGCGATTGGCGACGGATGCGGTGATCGCGCTCGAGCGCTCGTCACGCACCCCGGTGCCCGCCTGGCCCGCTGGACTCGCGCTCGACAAGATGTCGCGGTACGGCGAGACGGCGATCTACTGGCTGGAGCCAGAATCCGATAGATGGAGAGAAGTCCCTTAG
- a CDS encoding type II toxin-antitoxin system RelE family toxin — protein MSYRIELRPAAIRALKKIDHRDRERIRGVIALLGDDPRPPAAKPLRGRPAWRVRVGDYRIIYTIDDGVLLIVVVTLGHRREVYDR, from the coding sequence GTGAGCTACCGAATTGAACTGCGGCCGGCCGCCATTCGAGCCCTCAAGAAGATCGACCACCGAGATCGCGAGCGCATCCGCGGGGTGATCGCCCTACTCGGCGACGACCCTCGGCCGCCGGCCGCGAAACCCTTGCGCGGGCGACCCGCCTGGCGCGTGCGCGTCGGCGACTATCGCATCATCTACACGATCGACGACGGAGTGCTGCTCATCGTCGTCGTGACGCTTGGCCATCGCCGCGAAGTGTACGACCGCTGA
- a CDS encoding type II toxin-antitoxin system Phd/YefM family antitoxin, producing MNPLSVADARKQFSEVIDRSQTEAVFIERRGQRAAVVISPEQYERMLDALDEVDDVAAFDAAMEEEGPNIPWAQAKADLGWA from the coding sequence ATGAATCCCCTCAGCGTCGCCGACGCCCGCAAGCAGTTCTCCGAGGTCATCGACCGTTCGCAGACCGAAGCGGTGTTCATCGAGCGCCGCGGACAACGTGCTGCGGTCGTCATCAGCCCCGAGCAGTATGAGCGCATGCTTGACGCGCTCGACGAAGTCGACGACGTTGCCGCGTTCGACGCGGCGATGGAAGAGGAGGGGCCGAACATCCCCTGGGCGCAAGCGAAGGCCGACCTGGGCTGGGCGTGA
- a CDS encoding class I SAM-dependent methyltransferase: MDVGWVEREFDRRASTYDQGSFHASVADAAARFAAPTSIETVLDVATGTGLVLRSLQTLPAAHLTGIDVSLAMLKVARTALPGVRFLQASAHDLPFESGEFNVITCVSAMPYIGSPDAAVREWRRVLADDGRIVVSAFVTDGLTGPTLTRRAAHQHGLIVEDPNAATSTVEKWREISARAGMHVVRAEISTTPIPSATADSLLSPQYPFDVRNDLHDATPDQWALVGATLRELITATVEWRASVLLVELRNDRNSRSQRK; the protein is encoded by the coding sequence GTGGACGTCGGATGGGTTGAACGAGAGTTTGACCGCCGTGCCTCCACCTACGACCAAGGCTCCTTTCACGCTTCCGTTGCGGACGCCGCCGCGCGGTTCGCCGCTCCGACAAGCATCGAGACCGTGCTGGATGTTGCGACGGGCACGGGACTTGTCTTGCGCAGCCTGCAGACGCTGCCCGCTGCTCACCTGACAGGCATCGACGTTTCCTTGGCCATGTTGAAAGTTGCACGTACTGCTTTGCCAGGTGTGCGCTTCCTCCAGGCGAGTGCACATGATCTGCCCTTCGAGTCGGGGGAGTTCAACGTGATCACCTGCGTTTCAGCGATGCCCTACATAGGAAGTCCCGACGCGGCTGTCCGCGAGTGGCGCCGAGTACTCGCCGACGATGGGCGCATTGTTGTTTCCGCCTTCGTGACCGACGGACTGACCGGCCCGACGCTGACTCGACGCGCCGCCCATCAGCACGGTCTGATTGTTGAGGATCCGAACGCGGCGACGTCCACTGTCGAGAAGTGGCGCGAGATCTCCGCGAGGGCCGGGATGCACGTTGTCCGCGCCGAGATCTCGACGACGCCAATTCCGAGTGCGACGGCAGACTCATTGCTCAGCCCGCAGTACCCGTTCGACGTGCGCAACGACCTACACGACGCAACCCCGGATCAGTGGGCTCTCGTCGGTGCAACATTGCGCGAATTGATTACAGCAACCGTCGAATGGCGGGCATCGGTCTTGTTGGTGGAGCTGCGCAACGATCGGAACTCGCGCTCCCAGCGGAAGTGA
- the thiL gene encoding thiamine-phosphate kinase, with amino-acid sequence MSHAQNPDTLASVGELAALARIIPLLPESESTLLGPGDDAAVLAAPDRRVVITTDMMIHGPDFRTAWSTMHDLGFKAAATNLSDVAAMGARPTALVVALAAPAETPVAELEALAEGLRDACEALAPGCGVVGGDLSVSSVLTIAVTAFGDLDDRDPVTRSGARPGDWVAVSGPLGLAAEGLRILFEHGVDATGAPDADAAARLRAEHPVPLAAQLTPHPPIADGVAAALGGASSMLDLSDGLALDARRIARASGVNLDLSSEQVREVALAHGLDPAAPASLALTGGEDHSLLATFPPDVAPPLDALPGGFRVIGRVVAADRHGPALLVDGRVFDERGGWDPFAEWSGQTG; translated from the coding sequence GTGAGCCACGCCCAGAATCCCGACACCCTCGCATCAGTTGGCGAGCTCGCGGCGCTCGCGCGCATCATCCCGCTGCTGCCCGAGAGCGAGTCGACGCTGCTCGGCCCGGGTGACGACGCCGCCGTGCTCGCCGCACCCGACCGCCGAGTCGTGATCACGACCGACATGATGATTCATGGCCCCGACTTCCGCACGGCGTGGTCGACGATGCACGATCTCGGCTTCAAGGCTGCGGCGACCAACCTCAGCGATGTCGCGGCGATGGGCGCCCGCCCCACAGCGCTCGTCGTGGCGCTCGCCGCCCCCGCCGAGACGCCGGTCGCCGAGCTCGAGGCGCTCGCCGAGGGGCTTCGCGATGCGTGCGAGGCGCTCGCGCCCGGCTGCGGAGTCGTCGGCGGCGACTTGAGTGTGTCGAGCGTGCTGACTATCGCCGTCACGGCGTTCGGCGACCTCGACGACCGTGACCCCGTGACACGCTCGGGCGCGCGGCCGGGCGACTGGGTCGCGGTCTCCGGCCCGCTGGGGCTCGCTGCCGAGGGGCTGCGGATCCTCTTCGAGCACGGGGTCGATGCGACGGGGGCTCCGGATGCTGATGCCGCAGCTCGGCTGCGCGCCGAGCATCCCGTGCCGCTCGCCGCCCAGCTCACGCCGCACCCGCCGATCGCGGACGGCGTGGCCGCCGCCCTCGGCGGAGCCTCGTCGATGCTCGACCTCAGCGACGGGCTGGCCCTCGACGCGCGCCGCATCGCTCGCGCGAGCGGCGTCAACCTCGACCTCTCGAGCGAGCAGGTGCGCGAGGTCGCGCTCGCGCATGGCCTCGACCCCGCAGCCCCGGCGTCGCTCGCGCTCACCGGGGGAGAAGACCACTCGCTGCTGGCGACCTTCCCGCCCGACGTCGCGCCGCCGCTCGACGCGCTGCCGGGCGGCTTTCGTGTCATCGGCCGGGTGGTCGCTGCCGATCGTCACGGGCCCGCGTTGCTCGTCGACGGCCGGGTGTTCGACGAGCGCGGCGGCTGGGACCCGTTCGCGGAGTGGAGCGGGCAGACTGGCTGA